The Sinorhizobium fredii genome contains the following window.
GGCGCTGCAGACCGTCGGCGCCTTTCTCGTCATCGCCATGGTCGTCACCCCCGGGGCCACCGCCTATCTGATCACCGACCGCTTTCCGCGGCTGATCCTGATCAGCATCGCCATCGGCGCCGCAACAAGCTTCGCCGGCGCCTATGCCAGCTACTTCCTCGACGGCGCGACCGGCGGCATCATCATCGTGCTTCAGACGCTGATCTTCCTCTCCGCCTTCGTTCTTGCCCCCAAGCACGGCCTCATCGCCGCCCGCCGCCGCGCCTCCGAAGCGTTGGAGGTCACCCAATGATGTCGCTCGACATGCTCCTTGTCGTCTTCGAATTCGGGTTCATGCGCAACGCGCTGATGATCTCGGTGCTGGTGGCGATCCCAACGGCGATGCTCTCCTGTTTCCTGGTGCTGAAAGGCTGGTCGCTGATGGGCGACGCCATCTCGCACGCGGTCTTCCCTGGCGTCGTGATCTCCTACATCGTCGGCCTGCCGCTTGCCGTCGGCGCCTTTGCCGCCGGCATGTGCTGCGCGTTGCTCACCGGCTACCTCAAGGACAACAGCCGCATCAAGCAGGACACGGTGATGGGCGTCGTCTTTTCCGGCATGTTCGGCCTTGGCCTCGTGCTCTATGTGAACATCCAGAGCGACGTGCATCTCGACCACATCCTGTTCGGCGACATGCTCGGCATCGGCTGGGGCGACATCCTCGAGACGGGCCTGATCGCACTCCTCGCCGCCGGCATTCTCTCGCTGAAATGGCGCGACCTGCTGCTGCACGCCTTCGATCCGGCCCAGGCGCGTGCCGTCGGCCTGCCGGTCGGCTGGCTGCATTACGGACTGCTCGCCATCCTGTCACTGACGATCGTCGGCGCCTTGAAGGCCGTCGGATTGATCCTTGCCATCGCCATGCTGATCGCCCCCGGCGCAATCGCTTATCTGGTAACGCGGACGTTTCGCGGCATGCTGATCGCTGCGGTCGCCGTCGCCGTCGTCGCCTCCTTCTCGGGCGTCTACCTTTCCTTCTTCATCGACAGCGCCCCGGCCCCGACCATCGTCCTCCTGATGACGGCGATCTTCCTCGTTGCCTTCGCATTTTCCACCTGGCGGACGGCTCGGATGGAAGCGAAGCGGACGAGCGTCGAATAATTCACCAAAGCCCCCTCCCCACCTATGGCCCCACAAGCGGAAGGGTTCTTGGGCTGGTCCTGACTTCGTTCTTCCGAACAGGATGCCCCTTGGACGGCGGCGCCATCATCCCCTATTGTGCGCCGTCTTTCAGGGGTAGAGCGGGCGCGCGGACATCGCCCTCTCCGAGGCGGAGCGACGGTGGCATGGAGAAGAAGCAGAAAGGCCGTTCCGGCGTCGCTTTCTTCCTGTCCGCCGTGGCGCTGGTCTTCACGGCGATCCTGGCGACTGTGCTGCTCGCCAACGAGCAACGCAATCTGAAACAGGTGCTGACGGCGATGGGGTTTCAGGACGTGCTCCGTGAAGCCGCGCCGACGCCGGCGCCCGAAGCGGCCCGCCCGCGTCCCAAGGAAACCGAGCCGTTGCGGGCGCTGCTGCCGGTCCGGACGTTCGCGGACCTCCGCACGCCCGAGCAGCAATTCATCCGGCAGATCCGCAGCGACCCGCGCGCTTTGTGCGAGCGCCTGCGCGAGGCCGGTTTTCGCGAACTTGCATGGAAGTCGGCCGAGAGCGGCCGCTGGGAATGTTCCTCGCTCGTGTCCTTTGTCCGCCCCGGCGCGGCGACAAGCTCTTCCATCTTCATCTTCGTCAAAGGCAGCGACGAGGATGAAATCACCTCGTTTCGGGTGAAGCTCAACATCGAGCATTCCGAAGACACCCAGGCGGTTACCAGTGCCGCGGCGACGGCCGCTTCGGTCTTCCTGAAGCAGGTGCACTGGGCCGATAGCGAAAGCGTCACGTTGAAGATACAGGCGCTCAGCGAATTCGATCTCAAGCGCTTCGGCAGCCGCATCCAGTTCAAACGCGAATCCGGCGACACGCCACGCTACAACTTCCTCGCCAACCAGGCGGCGCCCAGGCGGGCGAAAAGCGCCGCCGAGCTTTACTTCGATCGCGAGAAATGGCTGGCGCCATGGGATGGCTCGATTGTTTCCACCATCCGCGGCCCGGAAACTTGGAACAGGACTCCCGCACCACGCCAGCCGAGAACCGAAACCTTGCCTGACGGCGGCGACCCGACCGACAGCACCACGGTCCGCTGACGAAGCGTCAGCGATCGATGCGGGTCGACAGAATGATCGACGACAGCGTCTTTTCGACGCCCTCGATCTCGCCGATCCGATCGATCAGCAGGTCCAGCTCGCTGATCGATGCCGCGGCGACGATGGCGATCAAGTCGAAGCTGCCGCTGACCGAATGCAGGGTGCGGATCTCGCGGATCGCGCTCAACTCCGGCGTCACGCGGCTCAGCGCCCGCGGCGCGATCGTGATCAGCACATGTGCCTTCACCAGTCCCTTTTCGTAGCTTTCCGCCAGCCGCACGCCATACCCGGCGATCACCCCCTCGCGCTCCAGCCGCTCTATGCGCGCCTGCACGGTGGTGCGCGAAAGGCCGAGCCGCCGGGCGATCGTCGCCGTCGGCATGCGCGCATTGTCGCTGAGGATGGCAAGAAGTTCGCGGTCCTTGTCGGTGACCTGCATATCGTCGATCTCTTTCGGCGATATGCCGATTGTCGCCCTCCGATTTACTCGTTTTGATACTTCAAATCAACACTCCTCCGCAGGAAAATAGCCGCTGAAGAGGCTCATACCCTGGGGGAAAAGAATGAAAGACATCGTTATCATCGGCGCCGGCAAGATCGGCTCGACGATTGCCTGGATGCTCGCCCATACCGGCGATTACCGCGTCTGCATCGCCGACCGCAGCGCCGAGCAATTGCAGCAGGTCGAGAGCCACGACGCGATTTCGACCGTCGCCATCGACATCGCCGACAGGAAGGCCCTCGTCGGCTTGCTGACCGGCAAGTTCGCGGTCTTGAGCGCCGCTCCCTTCCACCTGACGGTCGCGATCGCCGAGGCTGCAGCGGAAGCGGAGATCCACTATCTCGACCTCACCGAAGACGTCGAATCGACCCGACTGGTCAAGGCGATCGCGACGGAGGCGAAGACCGCCTTCATCCCGCAATGCGGTCTGGCCCCCGGCTTCATCTCGATCGTCGCCAATGATCTGACCCGGCATTTCGACACGCTCGAAAGCGTGCGCATGCGCGTCGGCGCCCTGCCGCAATATCCGTCGAATGCGCTCAACTACAATCTCACCTGGAGCACCGACGGCGTCATCAACGAATATATCGAACCCTGCGAGGCGATCGTCGAAGGGTCGCTGATCGAGGTTCCGGCAATGGAGGAGCGCGAGGAGTTTTCGCTCGACGGCGTCACCTACGAAGCCTTCAACACCTCCGGCGGCCTCGGCACGCTGTGCGAGACGCTGAAGGGCAAGGTTCGGACGCTCAACTACAAGACGATCCGCTACCCAGGCCACGCGGCGATCTTCAAGGCGCTGCTGAACGATCTCGGCCTGCGCCACCGCCGCGAGGTGCTGAAGGATATCCTCGAGAACGCCCTGCCGACCACAACCCAGGACGTCGTCGTCATCTTCGTCACCGTCTCCGGCTTCCGCCAGGGCCGTCTCATCCAGGAGACCTATGCCAACAAGGTCTATAGCGGCGTCGTTGCCGGACGCATGCACAGCGGCATCCAGATCACCACGGCCGGCAGCATCTGCGCTGTTCTCGACTTGCTAGCCGAAGAAAAGATCCCGACCAGGGGCTTCGTCCGCCAGGAGGACATTTCCCTCGACACCTTCCTCGCCAACCGCTTCGGCCACTACTACGCCCAGAGGCACGAAACGGAACGCGCGGCGGGCTAGATTGCCACGCCTCTTACGAGGCGGATGGAGCGAGAATGCCCGGGCCAAGTCCGGGCATTCTGTGTCTACAGCGGAACTTGGAGTGTCGCATCTCCCCCTCATCCGGCCTGCCGGCCACCTTCTTCCCGCAAGCGGGGCGAAGGGGTATGCCGCGCCCGCTCAAGTCCCCTCTCGCCGCGAGCGGGGTTAAACCCGAGGAGAGGGGCAATTCGGGCTCCAGACGTCCAGCGCGAGCAACAGTCACAAAAAACCCCGCTCGAGGCGGGGTCCAATGCACTTATTGGTCGTTTCCCTTATCGGGATGTCCCTTTCAGGCGGGGATGACGATCTCCCCGAGCCTCGTCAGTTCGGCGATGAACTGCTCGACGCGGGTCTTCTTCTCGTCGATCGCGCCTTCCAACTCAGCGCGCGCCTCGTCGATGCGGTTTTCGAGGACCGTGCGGTCGAGTTCGTCGACATGCACCGCCGATTCGGCAAGCAGCGTGCAGCCGGTCGGCAGGATGTCGGCGAAGCCACCGAAGACGGCGAAACGCTCTGTCTTGCCGTCGGCCGTCTTGACCGTAACGACGCCCGGCTTGACGGTCGTCATGGTCGGAGCGTGGTTGGCCATCACGGTCATCTCACCCTCGGTTGCCGGGATGACGACTTCGGTCACCTGCGCGGAAAGCAGCAGGCGCTCCGGGGAAACAAGCTCGAAATTGAAACTGTCGGCCATGACCATTCACTTCTGGTAAGCGCGCCGCGGAACGGCGGCTGTGCACGTCTCAGCCGCGTCCATGCGGCCGGAATGAAAACCGCGGCGCGAGAGGCCCGCGCCACGGTTTACGATGCCTGTCAGGCGGCTTCGGCAGCCAGCTTCTTGGCCTTCTCGATGGCTTCCTCAATGGAGCCCACCATGTAGAAGGCGGCTTCCGGCAGGTGGTCGTACTCGCCGTTGACGAGACCCTTGAAGCCCTTGATCGTGTCTTCGAGAGCGACCAGCTTGCCCGGCGAACCGGTGAAGACTTCGGCGACGAAGAACGGCTGCGACAGGAAGCGCTCGATCTTGCGGGCGCGGGCAACGGCGAGCTTGTCCTCTTCGGAAAGCTCGTCCATGCCGAGGATGGCGATGATGTCCTGGAGCGCCTTGTAGCGCTGCAGGGTCGACTGGACCTTGCGCGACACTTCGTAGTGTTCTTCGCCGACGATCATCGGGTCGAGCATGCGCGACGTGGAGTCGAGCGGGTCCACGGCCGGGTAGATGCCCTTTTCGGCGATCGAGCGCGACAGAACGGTCGTCGCGTCGAGGTGGGCGAACGAGGTCGCCGGCGCCGGATCGGTCAAGTCGTCGGCCGGAACATAGATCGCCTGCACCGAGGTGATCGAGCCCTTGGTCGTCGTGGTGATGCGCTCCTGCATCGCGCCCATGTCGGTGGCGAGCGTCGGCTGATAGCCCACGGCCGACGGAATACGGCCGAGCAGAGCCGACACTTCCGAGCCTGCCTGGGTGAAGCGGAAGATGTTGTCGACGAAGAACAGAACGTCCTGGCCTTCGTCGCGGAAGTGCTCGGCGATCGTCAGACCGGTGAGCGCGACGCGGGCGCGGGCGCCCGGCGGCTCGTTCATCTGGCCGTAAACCAGCGCAGCCTTCGAGCCTTCGCCACCGCCGTGCTTGTTCACGCCGGATTCGATCATTTCGTGGTAGAGGTCGTTGCCTTCGCGGGTGCGTTCGCCGACGCCTGCAAACACCGAATAGCCGCCGTGTGCCTTGGCGACGTTGTTGATCAGTTCCATGATCAGAACGGTCTTGCCGACGCCTGCACCGCCGAAGAGGCCGATCTTGCCGCCCTTGGCGTAGGGTGCGAGCAGGTCGACGACCTTGATGCCGGTGACCAGGATCTGCGCTTCCGTAGACTGTTCGACATAGGCCGGCGCGTCCTGGTGGATGGCGCGGCGGGCCGAGGTCTCGACCGGGCCGGCTTCGTCGACCGGCTCGCCGATGACGTTCATGATGCGGCCGAGCGTTTCCTTGCCGACCGGAACCGAGATCGGGCCGCCGGTGTCGGTGACCGACTGGCCGCGAACCAGACCTTCGGTCGAGTCCATGGCGATCGTGCGGACGGAGTTTTCGCCGAGATGCTGGGCGACTTCGAGAACCAGGCGGTTGCCCTTGTTGTCGGTTTCCAGCGCGTTCAGGATCTGCGGGAGCTGGCCCTCTTCGAAGGCGACGTCGACGACGGCGCCGATGACCTGCGTCACGCGGCCGACAGCACCCGTAGCCACAACAGCGGCTGTCTTGGCGGTAGCTGCCTTCTTCGGAGCAGCGGGCTTCTTCGCCGCTGCGGTTTCTTTCGGGGTAGCTGCCTTAGCCATAATTCTTACCCTCTTCTCGTAACCTTAGAGCGCTTCCGCGCCCGAGATGATTTCAATGAGTTCCTTGGTGATCTGCGCCTGCCGCTGACGGTTGTAGTTGAGCGTCAGCTTGTTGATCATCTCACCGGCATTGCGCGTCGCATTGTCCATGGCACTCATCTTGGCGCCCATTTCGCCGGCGACGTTCTCGAGCAGGGCCCGGAAGATCTGGACGGAAATGTTGCGCGGAATGAGATCGGTGAGGATGGCGCCAGCGTCCGGTTCGTATTCGTAGATCGCCGATGCACTGTCTGCCTCGGCAGCAACCGGGCCGGCCGAGGCCGGAACGAGCTGCTGGGCGGTCGGAACCTGCGAAATGACGGACTTGAACTCGGAATAGAACAAGGTGCAGACGTCGAACTCGCCCTTTTCGAAGAGTTCGATGACCTTGTGGCCGATCCGGTCGGCATTCTCGAAACCGATCTTCTTGACCTCGCGCAAGTCGACGCGATCGATGATCAGCGACGCGAATTCGCGCCGCAGGATATCGAAACCCTTCTTGCCGACGCAGATGATCTTGACCGTCTTGCCCTGGGCGAGCAGCTTGCGCACGTGATCGCGGGCAAAGCGGGCGATCTGCGAGTTGAAGCCGCCGCAAAGGCCGCGCTCGGCCGTGCAGACGACCAAGAGGTGCGTGTCGTCGCGGCCGGTGCCCGTCATCAACGCCGGCGCGCTGTCGTCCCCGCCGACCGCCTGGGCGATGTTGGCGAGAACGGCAGCCATGCGCTGCGAATAGGGCCGAGCGGCCTCGGCCGCCTCCTGGGCACGCCGAAGCTTCGCCGCGGCGACCATCTTCATCGCCTTGGTGATCTTCTGCGTCGCCTTGACGGAGGCGATCCGGTTCTTCAGATCCTTAAGTGAAGGCATCCGTTGTCCGTCCTAGTTGAAGTCCGCTCAGGCGAAAGACTTGGAGAAGCTGTCGATGGCAGCCTTCAGCTTGGCCTTGGTGTCGTCCGAGATCGCCTTTTCCGTGCGGATGGTATCCAGAACGGCCTTGCCTTCCGAACGCAGGTAGGAAAGCAGCCCGTGCTCGAACTTGCCGACCTGGTTGACCGGCAGCTTGTCGAGGTAGCCGTTGACGCCGGCGAAGATCACCGCGACCTGCTCTTCCGTCTTCAGCGGCGAGAACTGCGGCTGCTTCAGGAGTTCGGTCAGGCGGGCGCCGCGGTTGAGCAGACGCTGCGTAGCGGCATCGAGGTCCGAGCCGAACTGCGCAAAGGCGGCCATTTCGCGGTACTGGGCGAGCTCGCCCTTGATCGAGCCTGCGACCTGCTTCATCGCCTTGATCTGGGCCGAGGAGCCGACGCGCGAAACCGACAGACCGACGTTTACGGCCGGACGGATGCCCTGGTAGAACAGGTCCGTTTCAAGGAAGATCTGGCCGTCGGTGATTGAGATCACGTTGGTCGGGATGAACGCGGACACGTCGTTGCCCTGCGTTTCGATGACCGGAAGAGCGGTCAGCGAGCCAGCGCCCTTTTCGTCGGAGAGCTTTGCGGCGCGCTCCAGCAGGCGGGAATGCAGGTAGAAGACGTCGCCCGGATAGGCTTCGCGGCCCGGCGGGCGGCGCAAGAGCAGCGACATCTGGCGGTAGGCGACGGCCTGCTTGGAAAGGTCGTCATAGCCGATCAGCGCATGCTTGCCGTTGTCGCGGAAGTATTCGCCCATTGCGCAGCCGGCGAACGGTGCGAGGTACTGCATCGGCGCCGGGTCGGAAGCCGTGGCGGCAACGATGATCGAGTATTGCAGGGCGCCGCGCTCTTCGAGCACCTTCACGAACTGCGCAACCGTCGAGCGCTTCTGGCCGATGGCGACGTAGACGCAATAGAGCTTGTCACCTTCAGGACCATTGTCGTGAATGGCCTTCTGGTTGAGGATCGTGTCGAGGATGATCGCGGTCTTGCCGGTCTGGCGGTCGCCGATAACCAGCTCGCGCTGGCCGCGGCCGACCGGGATGAGCGCGTCGATGGCCTTGAGGCCGGTCGACATCGGCTCGTGCACCGACTTGCGCGGAATGATGCCGGGCGCCTTGACGTCGACGCGGGCGCGCTGCTTGGCGTTGATCGGGCCCTTGCCGTCGATCGGGTTGCCGAGCGCGTCGACGACGCGGCCGAGCAGTTCCGGACCGACCGGAACGTCGACGATGGCGCCGGTCCGCTTGACGGTGTCGCCTTCCTTGATGTCACGGTCGGAGCCGAAGATAACCACACCGACATTGTCGGCTTCGAGGTTCAGCGCCATGCCACGAATTCCACCCGGGAATTCGACCATCTCGCCTGCCTGGACATTGTCGAGGCCGTAGACGCGGGCAATACCGTCACCGACGGAGAGCACCTGGCCGACTTCGGAGACTTCTGCTTCCTGGCCGAAATTTTTGATCTGATCTTTGAGAATTGCGGAAATTTCCGCGGCGCGGATATCCATCAGCCGACCTCTTTCAGTGCAAGCTTAAGGGTAGAGAGTTTGGTGCGAAGGGAGGTGTCAATCTGGCGGGAACCGACCTTGACGATCAGACCTCCAAGAATAGACGGGTCGACGGTGACGTTGACCGCCACGTCTTTGCCGGTGACGCCCTTGAGCGTCGCCTTCAATTCGTTTTGCTGCGCCTCGGTGAGCGCATGTGCCGACGTGACGTCGGCAGTGATTTCGCCGCGGTGGCGTGCGGCAATCAGGCGGAACGCCCTGATGCTGCCCGGCAGCGCGAACAGGCGGCGGTTGCGCGCCACGACCTTGAGGAAATTGCCGACCAGACCGGAGAAGCCGAACTGTGCGACGAGCGCCGAAACGGCCTTGAACTGGTCCTCGGCGGAAAAGACCGGGCTTACGATCAGCCGCTTCAGATCGTCGCTGCCATCGATCAGCGCCTGGACGCGATCGAGTTCGGCACCGACCGCCTCGACGGAACCAGCCTCCAGGGCGAGCTCGAAAAGCGAGGACGCATATCTTTCTGCAACACCGGAAATAAGCTGGGATGTGTCGGCCACGGGCACAAGCTTCTCTCAAATTCATCCAAGAGCGTCAGCAGCGGCGAACCGCCGGCGTAACATCTTGAATTTGCTGCAATAATTCGCAGGATATCGAGGCCTTTTCGACCCACTTCCCCCGCAATTCGCGGTTCGTCTAGCATAGGACGTTTGGACTCGCAACACGCCAACGGCACGAATGCGGCATAACACCGCCCCCTTCGACGGAATTTTGCCGTAAATTGCTGGAGCCCGGATTTGCGCCTGTCCCGAGTTCGTCAGATGAACCCGAAAACATAGGCGAGCGGCAGGATGGCGAGCGCCGCCTGGACGACAAGTGCGGCCCAGTTGAAAAGCGTCGCGCCGTTGTCGCTCATCATCGACAATATGCGGCCGAACGCTGCGAGCGCAAAGGCCGAGCCAACGGCGAGATAGACCATCGGCTGGGCGAGCAGGATGGCGCCGAGGCCGAGACCGACATGCATGCCGCCCATGGTGGAGCGCACCTCCGCCAATCCGCCGCGCCGGCCCTCGGCGATGCCGATGCCGGCGGCACGAAAGGCGAGACGCGGAGCAAAGAGCATGACGAGGCCGATCAGCATCGCCGCCCCCGCCGCGCAAAAGGCCAGGAATTCCCCGGTTTCCGTCGGAATATAGAACTCCATCTCCATCCCCGCGGCAGATCATCACAGCCTCCGCCGAGAAGCGATTCTCGGCAGTGCCACTTTGGTCTAGCGCATGTTCGCGGCGATGGGAATCGGCTGCATGGCAGGTCTGGCTGCAATCACAGAAAACTCTGCGGATCGACGTCGAGCTGGACGCTGATCGAGCCGCGCTCCTTCGGTCCGCCGGCAATCATCGCCTTCAGGAAGGATTGCATGTCGCTGTTGCGCCTTCCGTGGACGAGCAGCCGGAACCGATGGCGGCCGCGGATGAGAGCGAGCGGCGCCTCCGCCGGCCCGAGGATGGAGATGCCATCGACGCGCGGCGCGGCGTTGCGCAGGCCCCGCGCATGCCCCTCGGCATCGCTGCGCGTTTCCGCCGAGACGATGATCGAGGCGAGCCGGCCGAAGGGCGGCAGCGCCGCGCGCTCGCGCTCATGGATCTCGCGGTCGTAGAAGGCGTCCGCATCGCCCGAGACGATCGCCTGCATCACCGGGTGCTGCGGCTGATAGGTCTGCAGGAGCCCGAGGCTCTTCAGGCCGGTACGCCCGGCGCGGCCCGTCACCTGCGACAGCAATTGAAAGGTCCGCTCGGCCGCGCGCGGATCGCCATTGGCAAGGCCGAGATCGGCATCGACGATGCCGACCAGCGTCATCATCGGGAAATTGTGCCCCTTCGCGACGAGCTGCGTGCCGATGACGATATCCGCCTCGCCGCGGGCAATCGCCTCGAGCTCCAGCCTCAGCCGCTTCACGCCCATCAGGTCGGAGGAGAGCACGATGGTGCGGGCATCGGGGAAATGCCGCTCGACCTCCTCGGCGATGCGCTCCACCCCCGGGCCGCAGGCGACCAGGTGGTCGAGCGTGCCGCATTCCGGGCAAGCCTCGGGCGTCCGCTCCGAATAGCCGCAATGGTGGCACTGGATCTGGCCGCGGAAGCGGTGCTCGACCAGCCAACTCGAGCAGTCCGGGCACTGGAAGCGGTGGCCGCAGACACGGCAGAGGGTCAGCGGCGCATAGCCGCGGCGGTTCAGGAACAGGAGCGCC
Protein-coding sequences here:
- the atpA gene encoding F0F1 ATP synthase subunit alpha, giving the protein MDIRAAEISAILKDQIKNFGQEAEVSEVGQVLSVGDGIARVYGLDNVQAGEMVEFPGGIRGMALNLEADNVGVVIFGSDRDIKEGDTVKRTGAIVDVPVGPELLGRVVDALGNPIDGKGPINAKQRARVDVKAPGIIPRKSVHEPMSTGLKAIDALIPVGRGQRELVIGDRQTGKTAIILDTILNQKAIHDNGPEGDKLYCVYVAIGQKRSTVAQFVKVLEERGALQYSIIVAATASDPAPMQYLAPFAGCAMGEYFRDNGKHALIGYDDLSKQAVAYRQMSLLLRRPPGREAYPGDVFYLHSRLLERAAKLSDEKGAGSLTALPVIETQGNDVSAFIPTNVISITDGQIFLETDLFYQGIRPAVNVGLSVSRVGSSAQIKAMKQVAGSIKGELAQYREMAAFAQFGSDLDAATQRLLNRGARLTELLKQPQFSPLKTEEQVAVIFAGVNGYLDKLPVNQVGKFEHGLLSYLRSEGKAVLDTIRTEKAISDDTKAKLKAAIDSFSKSFA
- a CDS encoding metal ABC transporter permease — its product is MMSLDMLLVVFEFGFMRNALMISVLVAIPTAMLSCFLVLKGWSLMGDAISHAVFPGVVISYIVGLPLAVGAFAAGMCCALLTGYLKDNSRIKQDTVMGVVFSGMFGLGLVLYVNIQSDVHLDHILFGDMLGIGWGDILETGLIALLAAGILSLKWRDLLLHAFDPAQARAVGLPVGWLHYGLLAILSLTIVGALKAVGLILAIAMLIAPGAIAYLVTRTFRGMLIAAVAVAVVASFSGVYLSFFIDSAPAPTIVLLMTAIFLVAFAFSTWRTARMEAKRTSVE
- the atpD gene encoding F0F1 ATP synthase subunit beta; translated protein: MAKAATPKETAAAKKPAAPKKAATAKTAAVVATGAVGRVTQVIGAVVDVAFEEGQLPQILNALETDNKGNRLVLEVAQHLGENSVRTIAMDSTEGLVRGQSVTDTGGPISVPVGKETLGRIMNVIGEPVDEAGPVETSARRAIHQDAPAYVEQSTEAQILVTGIKVVDLLAPYAKGGKIGLFGGAGVGKTVLIMELINNVAKAHGGYSVFAGVGERTREGNDLYHEMIESGVNKHGGGEGSKAALVYGQMNEPPGARARVALTGLTIAEHFRDEGQDVLFFVDNIFRFTQAGSEVSALLGRIPSAVGYQPTLATDMGAMQERITTTTKGSITSVQAIYVPADDLTDPAPATSFAHLDATTVLSRSIAEKGIYPAVDPLDSTSRMLDPMIVGEEHYEVSRKVQSTLQRYKALQDIIAILGMDELSEEDKLAVARARKIERFLSQPFFVAEVFTGSPGKLVALEDTIKGFKGLVNGEYDHLPEAAFYMVGSIEEAIEKAKKLAAEAA
- a CDS encoding Lrp/AsnC family transcriptional regulator → MQVTDKDRELLAILSDNARMPTATIARRLGLSRTTVQARIERLEREGVIAGYGVRLAESYEKGLVKAHVLITIAPRALSRVTPELSAIREIRTLHSVSGSFDLIAIVAAASISELDLLIDRIGEIEGVEKTLSSIILSTRIDR
- a CDS encoding F0F1 ATP synthase subunit delta, which translates into the protein MPVADTSQLISGVAERYASSLFELALEAGSVEAVGAELDRVQALIDGSDDLKRLIVSPVFSAEDQFKAVSALVAQFGFSGLVGNFLKVVARNRRLFALPGSIRAFRLIAARHRGEITADVTSAHALTEAQQNELKATLKGVTGKDVAVNVTVDPSILGGLIVKVGSRQIDTSLRTKLSTLKLALKEVG
- a CDS encoding F0F1 ATP synthase subunit gamma, which translates into the protein MPSLKDLKNRIASVKATQKITKAMKMVAAAKLRRAQEAAEAARPYSQRMAAVLANIAQAVGGDDSAPALMTGTGRDDTHLLVVCTAERGLCGGFNSQIARFARDHVRKLLAQGKTVKIICVGKKGFDILRREFASLIIDRVDLREVKKIGFENADRIGHKVIELFEKGEFDVCTLFYSEFKSVISQVPTAQQLVPASAGPVAAEADSASAIYEYEPDAGAILTDLIPRNISVQIFRALLENVAGEMGAKMSAMDNATRNAGEMINKLTLNYNRQRQAQITKELIEIISGAEAL
- a CDS encoding F0F1 ATP synthase subunit epsilon: MADSFNFELVSPERLLLSAQVTEVVIPATEGEMTVMANHAPTMTTVKPGVVTVKTADGKTERFAVFGGFADILPTGCTLLAESAVHVDELDRTVLENRIDEARAELEGAIDEKKTRVEQFIAELTRLGEIVIPA
- a CDS encoding DUF6030 family protein, with product MEKKQKGRSGVAFFLSAVALVFTAILATVLLANEQRNLKQVLTAMGFQDVLREAAPTPAPEAARPRPKETEPLRALLPVRTFADLRTPEQQFIRQIRSDPRALCERLREAGFRELAWKSAESGRWECSSLVSFVRPGAATSSSIFIFVKGSDEDEITSFRVKLNIEHSEDTQAVTSAAATAASVFLKQVHWADSESVTLKIQALSEFDLKRFGSRIQFKRESGDTPRYNFLANQAAPRRAKSAAELYFDREKWLAPWDGSIVSTIRGPETWNRTPAPRQPRTETLPDGGDPTDSTTVR
- a CDS encoding saccharopine dehydrogenase family protein, with translation MKDIVIIGAGKIGSTIAWMLAHTGDYRVCIADRSAEQLQQVESHDAISTVAIDIADRKALVGLLTGKFAVLSAAPFHLTVAIAEAAAEAEIHYLDLTEDVESTRLVKAIATEAKTAFIPQCGLAPGFISIVANDLTRHFDTLESVRMRVGALPQYPSNALNYNLTWSTDGVINEYIEPCEAIVEGSLIEVPAMEEREEFSLDGVTYEAFNTSGGLGTLCETLKGKVRTLNYKTIRYPGHAAIFKALLNDLGLRHRREVLKDILENALPTTTQDVVVIFVTVSGFRQGRLIQETYANKVYSGVVAGRMHSGIQITTAGSICAVLDLLAEEKIPTRGFVRQEDISLDTFLANRFGHYYAQRHETERAAG